DNA from Actinoplanes sp. SE50/110:
GGTGGCGGCCGGCAGCACCAACGCCGGGCGGCGCAGCAGCGACCGCAACGGCCGGCGGTGCAGCAGCGCCCGGCCGTAACCGAGCCGGCCGGCCAGCACCAGATCGAGGAAGGCGCGGTCGATCAGGAACAGCTCGCCGCCGGACTCGGTGAGCACGCCGAGCAGCTCCGGGTCGGCGCGCAGAGCGGCCTCGACATCGCCCACCGGGGTGCCGGCCGGGGTCACCGGAACGGGCACGGCGAGATCGGCGAGGACGGGATCGCGCATGTGCCCGCCTCCCCCCGAAACGCCGCCAGCAGTCGTCCACGCCGATGCGGCACCGGACCGGCGGATCACGATTATGCCCGGCCGTCCTTCGTGGAGGCAGTCCCTGGGTGAATCGTTTTCGGAACCTTTGCCGCCGGGGCCCGGCGGGTGTGACGATCCTGTTGCAGGCCGGCGAAGAATTTGTTAAGCATCAATGCGGCCCGGCGGCCATCTGTCGGTCGCCGTCGATCTCCGTGCGGATCGCGGCCATCCCTCGCGCATTACGGCCCACCCCCGCTGCCCGCTGCCCGCCCACCCGCCTGCCGCCCACCCGCCTGCCGCCCACCGGCCTGCCGCCGCCTGCCCGCCTGTCGCCGGTCCCGCTGCCCGCCGGCCGTTGGCCCGCCCGGGCCTGCCTGATGGGCGGCCCCGGGTAGGCGGCTGTCGCGTTCGGATGGCGCTGAGCTGGGTGGACGGCAAAGTGTCGGAGGGGCGGCCTAGAGTCGTCCGCGTGCTGAAGCTCCTCGACGACGAGCCCCCGGTCCGGGTCCTGCACGGATTCGTGTCCCGGGACGGCACGCTGAGCCTGTGGGCCGAGACCGGTGTCCCGATCCCGATCCCGGCGGCCGCCCGCGGCGTCCCGTGGCATCCGTTCGCGCTGCCGCCCGCCGATCTGCCGGCCGGCGAGCGGCGCGATCCGGCCCTGCTCACCCTGCCGTCCACCGGAGCCGGTCCGCTGCCCTCGCCGCAGGTCGGGCTCCCGCCCCGGCGCGGCGCCCGGCGGGCCCGGGTCTGGCGCGTCCCCGCGGTCGAGGTGCCGTTCCTCGACGCCGACCTCGCCGCCGAGTTCGACGGCCGGGTCGCGCCTTCGGTCCGCTGGCTGATCGAGCTCTGCGGGTTCGCCGCCGGCCTGGTCCGCCGCGGCCGGGTGCTCCCCGGCGTCCGGCTCGACGGTCCCCGCCCCGCCGCCTGCTGGCGACCGATTCTGATCGGCTCCGACGCGGCCCGCCACGCCACCCTGCTCGACCGGATGCCACCCGCCTGCCGCGCCGAGGCCACCCCCGGCTCGGAGAGCCGCCCGGCCCGCCAGGGCGACACCGCTCCCACGGCCGCCTCCGCCGCCGACCTCTGCACCGCGGCTCTGGAGCGCCTCGTCGACGTCCTCGTCCGCACCCGCCTCGCCGAGGCCGGCGTCACCCTGACCGAGCCGGCCATCCCACCCACCGGCATCAGCGCCACCCCCACCCGCGGAGCCACCACCCCCCACCCGCCCGCCGCGCGCGCCGGCGCCGCCCCTTCCGTCACCGTGCCCGACACGCAGGCTGCCCATTCCGTCCCCCACTCTGCAGCGGCTTCCCGCGCCGGCGGGGCTGCGGCCGATGACCCGGGTGGCGCCGGCGTTGCCGCCGACTCGTCGCGCGGCGGCGCGGCTGCCCGGGGCACGTCCCGCGGGGCGGGCGCTGCCGGTCGTGCTGCCGGCTCCGATGCTCGCGGGTCGGCCGCCGGTGGTCCGGTGCAGGACGGGCTCGGGGGGTGGCTGGCGGCGCTGAGCGGGGAGCCGTGGTTCAGCATGCCGGGGGACGAGCTCGACGAGTTGGTCCGGGCGCTCGACGCGTGGTTCGCCCAGGCGGCGCGTGGGGCTGAGGTGCGGGTGTGCTTCCGGCTCAGCGATCCGCGGGAGCACGAGCCGGTGCTGCCCGGCGAGGTGCCGCTGCCCCCGGACGCGTGGCGGCTGGAGTTCCTGCTGCAGGCCGCCGACGAGCCGAGCGTGCTGGTGCCGGCCGCCGACATCTGGCGGGACGATTTCGCCCCGCTGCGCCGGTGGACGCTGCACCCGCAGGAGCGGCTGCTGGCCGGGCTGGGGCGGGCGGCGCGACTCTACCCGGCGCTGGGCGACGCGCTGCACCAGGCGCATCCGGTGGAGATGATCGTGGACACCGAGGGGGCGCACGGCTTCCTGAGTCACGCCGCGCTGCTCGACGAGGCGGGCTACGGGGTGCTGCTGCCGGGCTGGTGGCGGCGCCGATCCGGGCTGGGCCTGGCGCTGCACGTGCGCAGCCCCGAGCCGATCACGCCGGTGCTGCGGGACCGTACGACCGGCCTGCGGGACCTCGTCGACTACGAGTGGGGCCTGGCGCTGGGCGGCCGCACCCTGACCGAGGACGACCTGGCCGACCTGGCGAAGGCGAAGGTGCCGCTGGTTCGGCTGCGCGGCCGCTGGGTCTTCCTCGATCCGGACAAACTGGCTGCCGGGCTGGCGTTCCTGAGCCGCGGCGGGGGCACGATGACCGCGGGTGACGCGTTGCGGGTGACCCGCCTTCTGCCGCCGGAGGGGCTGCCGCTGCCGGTGACCGACGCTCGGGGCGAGGGCTGGCTGGGCGACCTGCTCAGTGGCGAACTGGAGCAGCGGCTCGCCCTGATCGAGCCTCCGGCAGGACTCGGCACGGTGCTCAGGTCGTACCAGATCAGGGGTTTCTCCTGGTTGGTCTTCATGGACTCCCTGGGTCTGGGCGCGTGTCTGGCCGACGACATGGGCCTGGGCAAGACGGTGCAGCTGCTCACCCTGCTGCTGCACCGGCGCGACGGGCCGGCGCTGCTGGTCTGCCCGCTGTCGGTGCTGGGCAACTGGCAGCGGGAGGCCGCGCGGTTCGCGCCCGGCCTGCGGGTCCGAGTGCTGCACGGCGCCGACCGGGACGATCCGGCCGCCCTGGCCGACGGCGCCGACCTGGTGCTGACCACCTATGCCACAGCCGTCCGGGACGCCGACGCGCTCGCCGCGATCACCTGGGACCGGGTGGTGCTCGACGAGGCGCAGCACATCAAGAACAGTGCCGGTGCGGCGGCCAGGGCGGTGCGGCGTTTCCCGGCCCGCAACCGGATCGCGCTGACCGGCACCCCGGTGGAGAATCGGCTGGCCGAGCTCTGGTCGATCCTCGACTTCGTCAACCCGGGGCTGCTGGCGTCCGCGCACACGTTCCGCGCCCGGTTCGCGGTGCCGATCGAGCGGTACGAGGACGAGGAGGCGGCCGCCCGGCTGCGGCAGGCGACCCGGCCGTTCCTGCTGCGCCGCACCAAGGCCGACCCCGGCATCGCCGGCGAGCTGCCGTCGAAACGGCACGTCCGGCACCTGTGCGGGATGACCACCGAGCAGGTCACCCTCTATCGCGCGGTCCTCGACGAGCTGCTGGAGCGTCTCGCCGAGCCGGGGGAGACCCGCCGCAAGGGCCTGGTGCTGGCCGCGATGACCAAGCTGAAACAGGTCTGCGTGCACCCGGCGCTGCTGCTCAAGGACGCCTCTCCGCTGCCCGGCCGGTCCGGCAAGATCGAACGCCTGGAGGAGATCGTCGACCGGGCCCTGGCCGGTGGCGAGAGCGTGCTGTGCTTCACCCAGTTCGCCCGGTTCGGTGGGATGCTGGCGCCACACCTGGCCGCCCGGTTCGGGGTGCCGGTGCCGTTCCTGCACGGCGGCACGCCGCGCGGTGCCCGGGACGCGATGGTCGCCGAGTTCCAGCGGGCCGAACGCCCCGGTGTCTTCGTCCTGTCGCTGAAAGCCGGCGGCACCGGCCTCAACCTGACCGCCGCCAACCATGTGATCCACGTCGACCGCTGGTGGAATCCGGCCACCGAGACGCAGGCGTCCGACCGGGCCTTCCGGCTCGGCCAGCGCAGGGACGTGCACGTGCACACCCTGGTCTGCCTCGGCACCCTGGAGGAGCGGATCGACCAGCTCCTCACCGACAAGGGTGTGCTGGCGGAGCGGGTGGTGGGCTCCGGTGAGGGCTGGCTCACCGCGCTGTCGACCAGCGAACTCCGTGACCTGTTCGCTCTCGCCCCGGAGGCCATCATTGACTGAGTCCAGCACCATCCAGCCCGCCGAGCGGGACGGGGGCCGGCGATGAGCGATTTCGCGCCCGCGTTCCTCGGGATGTTCGAGTCGTTGCGGATGGGGCCGACCTTCGCCCGCGGCCGCCGCGACGAGCGGGCCGGGCACGTGCGCAGTCTGACCGTCTCCAGCAGCCTGGCGGTCGCGCTGGTGCGCGGGCCGGACGATCCGTCGGCGT
Protein-coding regions in this window:
- a CDS encoding DEAD/DEAH box helicase, whose translation is MALSWVDGKVSEGRPRVVRVLKLLDDEPPVRVLHGFVSRDGTLSLWAETGVPIPIPAAARGVPWHPFALPPADLPAGERRDPALLTLPSTGAGPLPSPQVGLPPRRGARRARVWRVPAVEVPFLDADLAAEFDGRVAPSVRWLIELCGFAAGLVRRGRVLPGVRLDGPRPAACWRPILIGSDAARHATLLDRMPPACRAEATPGSESRPARQGDTAPTAASAADLCTAALERLVDVLVRTRLAEAGVTLTEPAIPPTGISATPTRGATTPHPPAARAGAAPSVTVPDTQAAHSVPHSAAASRAGGAAADDPGGAGVAADSSRGGAAARGTSRGAGAAGRAAGSDARGSAAGGPVQDGLGGWLAALSGEPWFSMPGDELDELVRALDAWFAQAARGAEVRVCFRLSDPREHEPVLPGEVPLPPDAWRLEFLLQAADEPSVLVPAADIWRDDFAPLRRWTLHPQERLLAGLGRAARLYPALGDALHQAHPVEMIVDTEGAHGFLSHAALLDEAGYGVLLPGWWRRRSGLGLALHVRSPEPITPVLRDRTTGLRDLVDYEWGLALGGRTLTEDDLADLAKAKVPLVRLRGRWVFLDPDKLAAGLAFLSRGGGTMTAGDALRVTRLLPPEGLPLPVTDARGEGWLGDLLSGELEQRLALIEPPAGLGTVLRSYQIRGFSWLVFMDSLGLGACLADDMGLGKTVQLLTLLLHRRDGPALLVCPLSVLGNWQREAARFAPGLRVRVLHGADRDDPAALADGADLVLTTYATAVRDADALAAITWDRVVLDEAQHIKNSAGAAARAVRRFPARNRIALTGTPVENRLAELWSILDFVNPGLLASAHTFRARFAVPIERYEDEEAAARLRQATRPFLLRRTKADPGIAGELPSKRHVRHLCGMTTEQVTLYRAVLDELLERLAEPGETRRKGLVLAAMTKLKQVCVHPALLLKDASPLPGRSGKIERLEEIVDRALAGGESVLCFTQFARFGGMLAPHLAARFGVPVPFLHGGTPRGARDAMVAEFQRAERPGVFVLSLKAGGTGLNLTAANHVIHVDRWWNPATETQASDRAFRLGQRRDVHVHTLVCLGTLEERIDQLLTDKGVLAERVVGSGEGWLTALSTSELRDLFALAPEAIID